Proteins encoded within one genomic window of Phototrophicus methaneseepsis:
- a CDS encoding tetratricopeptide repeat protein, giving the protein MRQRTHILIQGFILLILVTVCLSPAITQAQTEFNCEAPFIPDATPAYYLGQGAVYMEQGHYALAIQAYSCAIEQDAASAPAYARRGYAYAILLDEDAALSDFEQAIALDESFIETYLNRGSLYTRLGNYGLAMSDYTLVLALAPDNVMALNNRAIIHAIEGNYGFALTDTQAAIAADPEYLAAYATQAAIYSALANENYRAFVAHGGEDAPLPAGSPTTVLSAIDNNQSTGDPDIWLRLQDAVDR; this is encoded by the coding sequence ATGCGACAGCGAACGCACATCCTTATCCAAGGATTCATCTTACTTATCCTGGTCACCGTTTGTCTGAGCCCTGCGATCACGCAGGCTCAGACCGAATTCAACTGTGAAGCGCCTTTCATCCCGGACGCAACACCTGCCTATTACCTGGGGCAAGGGGCCGTTTACATGGAACAGGGACACTATGCGCTGGCAATTCAGGCTTATAGCTGTGCCATCGAACAAGACGCCGCCTCTGCCCCGGCCTATGCACGGCGTGGATATGCGTATGCTATCCTGCTGGACGAAGACGCCGCACTCAGCGACTTTGAGCAAGCGATTGCTCTGGACGAGTCTTTTATAGAGACCTATCTCAACCGAGGGTCCCTGTATACACGGCTTGGCAACTATGGATTAGCAATGAGTGATTACACGCTCGTGCTTGCTCTGGCACCCGATAACGTCATGGCACTCAATAATCGAGCCATTATCCATGCCATTGAAGGCAATTATGGCTTTGCCCTGACCGATACCCAGGCAGCCATCGCCGCTGATCCAGAGTATCTCGCCGCGTATGCCACCCAGGCAGCGATCTATTCTGCATTGGCGAATGAAAATTATCGCGCTTTTGTCGCACATGGCGGTGAGGATGCCCCGCTGCCAGCAGGCAGCCCCACCACTGTGCTGAGCGCTATTGATAACAACCAGAGCACGGGAGACCCTGATATCTGGTTACGTCTCCAGGACGCAGTAGATCGTTAA